In the genome of Nocardioides marmoribigeumensis, one region contains:
- a CDS encoding DNA topoisomerase IB, translated as MPRLRTVSTRDPGWTRVRHGRGHRYLDVDGTPLGPEEVARVKALVIPPAWRDVWISPHPNAHLQAVGTDEAGRRQYLYHPYWRQKRDEAKFDRVLEMAVKLPRVRERLRQDLSGWERVDLTTALSAAVRLVDLGCFRLGSEASAETNGAYGLTTLERRHVTRDGEGRVFCFVGKSGIEHCITLTDPLMTAVVDAMAGRRRSDARLLSAKVGNRWVAVQPGQINDHIRELFDLEVTAKDFRTWHATVHVAMAVASAEPVTSKRARTKVVREAIVGASELLGNTPTVCRSSYVNPQVIDLYESDTTIAEALKRLDQDQDRARDQVDQAVVELLS; from the coding sequence GTGCCTCGTCTTCGAACCGTCTCGACCCGGGACCCCGGCTGGACCCGGGTGCGCCACGGGCGCGGCCACCGCTACCTCGACGTGGACGGCACGCCCCTCGGGCCCGAGGAGGTCGCCCGGGTCAAGGCCCTGGTCATCCCGCCGGCCTGGCGCGACGTGTGGATCTCCCCGCACCCCAACGCCCACCTGCAGGCGGTCGGCACCGACGAGGCGGGGCGCCGCCAGTACCTCTACCACCCCTACTGGCGCCAGAAGCGCGACGAGGCCAAGTTCGACCGCGTGCTCGAGATGGCGGTCAAGCTGCCGCGGGTGCGCGAGCGGCTGCGCCAGGACCTCAGCGGCTGGGAGCGCGTCGACCTCACCACCGCGCTCTCGGCCGCCGTCCGCCTGGTCGACCTGGGCTGCTTCCGGCTCGGCTCCGAGGCGTCCGCGGAGACCAACGGCGCCTACGGCCTCACCACGCTGGAGCGCCGCCACGTCACGCGCGACGGCGAGGGCCGGGTGTTCTGCTTCGTCGGCAAGTCCGGCATCGAGCACTGCATCACGCTCACCGACCCGCTGATGACGGCGGTGGTCGACGCGATGGCCGGCCGCCGCCGCTCCGACGCCCGCCTGCTGAGCGCCAAGGTCGGCAACCGCTGGGTGGCTGTCCAGCCGGGCCAGATCAACGACCACATCCGCGAGCTGTTCGACCTCGAGGTCACCGCCAAGGACTTCCGCACCTGGCACGCCACCGTCCACGTGGCCATGGCCGTCGCCTCGGCCGAGCCGGTGACCTCCAAGCGCGCGCGCACCAAGGTCGTCCGCGAGGCGATCGTCGGCGCCTCCGAGCTGCTCGGCAACACCCCGACGGTGTGCCGCTCCTCCTACGTCAACCCGCAGGTGATCGACCTCTACGAGTCCGACACCACCATCGCCGAGGCGTTGAAGCGGCTCGACCAGGACCAGGACCGGGCGCGCGACCAGGTCGACCAGGCCGTGGTGGAGCTGCTCTCCTGA
- a CDS encoding GPGG-motif small membrane protein, whose amino-acid sequence MAFILWLIAAAIAIYGIIRIVGGDILIGIVLLVVACLVGPGGYSIFR is encoded by the coding sequence ATGGCATTCATCCTCTGGCTGATCGCTGCCGCGATCGCCATCTACGGCATCATCCGCATCGTCGGTGGGGACATCCTCATCGGCATCGTCCTGCTGGTGGTCGCCTGCCTCGTCGGCCCCGGGGGCTACAGCATCTTCCGCTGA
- a CDS encoding CDP-alcohol phosphatidyltransferase family protein encodes MQESQDRIWTVPNALSLLRLALLPVFLWLVLGPQADGWAVGLLVVMGLSDYLDGYVARRFNQFSRVGEILDPVADRLTMLVAVIGLGLRDIMPVWLVVALPARDLFLWTLVPFLRSRGYNSLPVHFLGKAATAALLYTFPLLLLGDGPSTAAEVCRAIGWAFAIWGTCMYWWAGLLYAWQVRTLLREVPRVRDTAGTPGTPEPTGHRGTPGARG; translated from the coding sequence GTGCAGGAGTCGCAGGACCGCATCTGGACCGTCCCCAACGCGCTGAGCCTGCTCCGGCTGGCCCTGCTGCCGGTGTTCCTCTGGCTCGTCCTCGGACCGCAGGCCGACGGCTGGGCGGTCGGGCTCCTGGTGGTGATGGGCCTCAGCGACTACCTCGACGGCTACGTCGCCCGTCGCTTCAACCAGTTCTCGCGGGTGGGGGAGATCCTCGACCCCGTCGCCGACCGGCTCACGATGCTCGTCGCGGTGATCGGCCTCGGCCTGCGCGACATCATGCCGGTGTGGCTCGTGGTCGCGCTGCCCGCGCGGGACCTGTTCCTGTGGACGCTCGTGCCGTTCCTGCGCAGCCGCGGCTACAACTCGCTGCCCGTGCATTTCCTCGGCAAGGCCGCCACCGCCGCGCTGCTCTACACCTTCCCCCTGCTCCTGCTCGGCGACGGGCCCAGCACCGCGGCGGAGGTCTGCCGGGCCATCGGCTGGGCCTTCGCGATCTGGGGCACGTGCATGTACTGGTGGGCCGGTCTCCTCTACGCCTGGCAGGTCCGCACCCTGCTGCGGGAGGTGCCGCGCGTGCGCGACACCGCCGGCACGCCCGGCACCCCTGAGCCGACCGGCCACCGCGGCACCCCCGGGGCCCGCGGGTGA
- a CDS encoding DUF881 domain-containing protein, producing the protein MSTPGPATTPAQRPLPPQVTMGLLDYLVATSLDGDYAAAAAARGQAGGAGRPGGAGRARARRRHGWTAVVLGLFALLLAVAAVQSARAEPARTQSRASLVSEARSADSALRAARRDVARLRREVARLDRRRVQLVRRAVATDAAATRLGAATGTVPVTGPGMTVTVDDAPDATNRRQQVYDQDLQKLVNGLWAAGAEAVAINGQRLTALSAIRLAGEAITVNFRSLRRPYVVSAIGNPDDLPARFVDTAGGTWWLNLKAVYGLRLDLESADALRLPAVRPPLLRSAEVLTRGGRADGADGAGGARSPDPTPDTPGGPS; encoded by the coding sequence GTGAGCACCCCCGGGCCCGCGACGACGCCGGCCCAGCGGCCGCTCCCGCCCCAGGTGACGATGGGGCTGCTGGACTACCTCGTCGCCACCAGCCTCGACGGTGACTACGCCGCCGCAGCGGCGGCGCGGGGCCAGGCAGGAGGCGCCGGGCGACCCGGAGGTGCCGGGCGCGCGAGGGCCCGCCGCCGGCACGGGTGGACCGCGGTCGTGCTCGGTCTCTTCGCGCTCCTGCTGGCGGTCGCCGCCGTGCAGAGCGCGCGTGCCGAGCCGGCCCGCACGCAGAGCCGCGCCTCGTTGGTCTCCGAGGCGCGGTCGGCCGACTCCGCCCTGCGTGCGGCCCGCCGCGACGTCGCCCGGCTGCGGCGCGAGGTCGCGCGGCTCGACCGTCGCCGCGTGCAGCTGGTCCGCAGGGCCGTCGCCACCGACGCCGCCGCCACCCGCCTCGGTGCCGCGACCGGCACCGTCCCGGTCACGGGGCCCGGCATGACGGTGACCGTCGACGACGCCCCCGACGCCACGAACCGTCGCCAGCAGGTCTACGACCAGGACCTCCAGAAGCTGGTCAACGGCCTCTGGGCGGCGGGCGCCGAGGCGGTCGCGATCAACGGGCAGCGGCTCACCGCCCTCAGCGCGATCCGGCTGGCCGGCGAGGCGATCACGGTCAACTTCCGCTCGCTCCGACGGCCCTACGTCGTCTCCGCGATCGGCAATCCGGACGACCTTCCCGCGCGGTTCGTCGACACCGCCGGCGGCACCTGGTGGTTGAATCTCAAGGCGGTCTACGGCCTGCGCCTGGACCTCGAGTCCGCCGACGCGCTGCGCCTGCCGGCCGTGCGCCCGCCGCTGCTGCGCTCGGCGGAGGTCCTCACCCGCGGCGGCCGTGCCGACGGTGCCGACGGGGCTGGAGGAGCCCGCTCGCCCGACCCGACCCCCGACACCCCCGGAGGACCCTCGTGA
- a CDS encoding small basic family protein — translation MIAALGLLLGIVVGVFFTPDVPYWLEPYLPIAVVAALDAVFGALRAFLDGIFDDKVFLISFVSNVLIAALIVYLGDQLGVGGQLSTGVVVVLGIRIFSNVAAIRRHLFHA, via the coding sequence GTGATCGCCGCCCTGGGCCTGTTGCTCGGCATCGTCGTCGGGGTGTTCTTCACCCCCGACGTGCCCTACTGGCTCGAGCCCTACCTGCCCATCGCCGTCGTCGCCGCCCTCGACGCCGTCTTCGGCGCGCTCCGCGCCTTCCTCGACGGCATCTTCGACGACAAGGTCTTCCTCATCTCGTTCGTCAGCAACGTGCTGATCGCGGCGCTCATCGTCTACCTCGGCGACCAGCTCGGCGTCGGCGGCCAGCTCAGCACCGGCGTGGTCGTGGTCCTCGGCATCCGGATCTTCTCCAACGTCGCGGCGATCCGCCGTCACCTGTTCCATGCCTGA
- a CDS encoding DUF881 domain-containing protein: protein MPDPTPATTPPTVAPAGPEEPRRRALRELLHPRWSRGQAVAAILLAGLGFAAAVQVRSNDQDQNFTGARQSDLIALINSLSLAAERARDEIDQLTRTRDQLRGSTSSDSAALRLAREQERTWGILAGTLAVRGPGVRITVDPRGAGVGTDQILNGLQELRDAGAESIEINDRVRVVAQTAITDTSGGGGRVAAIRVDGVTLQPPYVIDVIGDPDTLSSGVDFQGGFVTEVEDVGGAVRVERAQRIEITSLHATQRLRYATPDPQDPEGSGE, encoded by the coding sequence ATGCCTGACCCGACACCGGCCACCACGCCCCCGACCGTCGCCCCGGCCGGGCCGGAGGAGCCACGCCGCCGGGCGCTGCGCGAGCTCCTGCACCCGCGGTGGTCCCGCGGGCAGGCGGTCGCCGCGATCCTGCTGGCCGGGCTCGGCTTCGCGGCGGCCGTGCAGGTGCGCAGCAACGACCAGGACCAGAACTTCACCGGCGCCCGCCAGTCCGACCTCATCGCGCTGATCAACTCGCTCAGCCTGGCCGCGGAGCGTGCGCGCGACGAGATCGACCAGCTCACCCGCACCCGCGACCAGCTGCGGGGCAGCACGAGCAGCGACAGCGCGGCGCTCCGGCTGGCGCGGGAGCAGGAGCGCACCTGGGGGATCCTGGCCGGCACCCTCGCCGTGCGCGGCCCCGGGGTGCGCATCACGGTCGACCCTCGCGGCGCCGGCGTCGGCACCGACCAGATCCTCAACGGCCTGCAGGAGCTGCGCGACGCCGGGGCCGAGTCGATCGAGATCAACGACCGGGTGCGCGTGGTGGCCCAGACCGCGATCACCGACACCTCGGGCGGCGGCGGCCGGGTCGCGGCGATCCGCGTCGACGGCGTGACGCTGCAGCCGCCGTACGTCATCGACGTGATCGGGGACCCCGACACCCTGTCCTCGGGCGTGGACTTCCAGGGCGGATTCGTCACGGAGGTCGAGGACGTCGGGGGCGCGGTCCGCGTCGAGCGGGCCCAGCGCATCGAGATCACCAGCCTGCACGCCACGCAGCGGCTGCGCTACGCCACGCCCGACCCTCAGGACCCGGAGGGCTCGGGGGAGTAG
- the gcvH gene encoding glycine cleavage system protein GcvH, with protein sequence MFPDDLRYTAEHEWVRGPEGDGDVVRIGITDYAQEQLGDIVYVSLPAVGEQVEEGASVGELESTKSVSDVYAPLSGEVVAVNEALDDHPEMVNAEAFGAGWLFELRLADPAALDGLLDAAAYQAGVES encoded by the coding sequence GTGTTTCCCGACGACCTGAGGTACACCGCCGAGCACGAGTGGGTCCGCGGCCCCGAGGGCGACGGTGACGTCGTCCGGATCGGCATCACCGACTACGCCCAGGAGCAGCTCGGCGACATCGTCTACGTCTCGCTGCCGGCGGTCGGCGAGCAGGTCGAGGAGGGCGCGTCGGTGGGCGAGCTGGAGTCGACCAAGTCGGTCTCCGACGTCTACGCACCGCTGTCCGGCGAGGTGGTCGCGGTCAACGAGGCCCTCGACGACCACCCCGAGATGGTCAACGCCGAGGCGTTCGGCGCGGGCTGGCTGTTCGAGCTGAGGCTCGCCGACCCCGCCGCCCTCGACGGACTGCTCGACGCGGCCGCCTACCAGGCCGGCGTCGAGTCCTGA
- a CDS encoding FHA domain-containing protein, with protein sequence MPFCTACGRQNPDDARFCAQCGTRLVQLDDTGSQPAVGGGSGSTSDSTITFRAPVKGDAEERALNPGDAAAVDALPSGHALLVVQRGPSAGSRFLLDTDTVTAGRSPDSEIFLDDVTVSRRHAEFRRTGEGFTVRDVGSLNGTYVNRDRIDAVLLQGGDEVQIGKFRLVYFASQAGFGGQ encoded by the coding sequence ATGCCGTTCTGCACCGCGTGCGGTCGCCAGAACCCCGACGACGCCCGCTTCTGCGCCCAGTGCGGCACGCGTCTGGTGCAGCTGGACGACACCGGCAGCCAGCCGGCGGTCGGAGGCGGCTCGGGGTCGACCAGCGACTCGACGATCACCTTCCGTGCGCCGGTCAAGGGCGACGCGGAGGAGCGGGCGCTCAACCCGGGCGACGCCGCCGCGGTCGACGCGCTGCCGTCCGGGCACGCGCTCCTGGTGGTCCAGCGCGGCCCCAGCGCCGGGAGCCGCTTCCTGCTGGACACCGACACGGTGACCGCGGGGCGCTCGCCCGACAGCGAGATCTTCCTCGACGACGTCACCGTCTCGCGCCGGCACGCGGAGTTCCGTCGCACCGGTGAGGGGTTCACCGTGCGCGACGTGGGCAGCCTCAACGGCACCTACGTCAACCGCGACCGCATCGACGCGGTGCTCCTGCAGGGCGGCGACGAGGTCCAGATCGGCAAGTTCCGTCTGGTCTACTTCGCCAGCCAGGCCGGTTTCGGCGGCCAGTGA
- the ftsR gene encoding transcriptional regulator FtsR, translating into MTEAGAAQARMNIGEVHAALREEFPSLLLSKLRYFEAEGLVVPTRTPSGYRKYSSDDVERLRTALVLQRDHHLPLKIIKEHLDAMDRGLEPPALSSGPRVPRLVLAPDGAPSSETFATDGSTLRLTRRELCAAAEVDEALLDDLESYGLVVPRPGSAPYDNDAIVIARTAAELASFGIEPRHLRAFKTAADREVGLVEQVAAPIRRSRERGAEGRAEEVTGQIAALSVRLHATLVRVGLRRLR; encoded by the coding sequence GTGACCGAGGCCGGCGCCGCCCAGGCGCGGATGAACATCGGCGAGGTGCACGCCGCGCTGCGCGAGGAGTTCCCCTCGCTGCTGCTGAGCAAGCTGCGCTACTTCGAGGCCGAGGGCCTGGTCGTGCCCACGCGCACCCCGTCGGGCTACCGCAAGTACTCCTCCGACGACGTCGAGCGGCTCCGCACGGCCCTGGTGCTCCAGCGTGACCACCACCTGCCGCTCAAGATCATCAAGGAGCACCTCGACGCGATGGACCGCGGCCTCGAGCCGCCGGCCCTCTCGTCCGGTCCGCGGGTGCCACGGCTGGTGCTCGCCCCCGACGGTGCCCCCTCCTCGGAGACCTTCGCCACCGACGGCTCGACGCTGCGGCTGACCCGCCGCGAGCTGTGCGCGGCAGCCGAGGTCGACGAGGCGCTGCTCGACGACCTGGAGTCCTACGGCCTGGTCGTCCCCCGGCCCGGGTCGGCGCCCTACGACAACGACGCGATCGTGATCGCCCGGACCGCGGCAGAGCTGGCCTCGTTCGGCATCGAGCCGCGCCACCTGCGGGCCTTCAAGACGGCCGCCGACCGCGAGGTCGGGCTGGTCGAGCAGGTCGCGGCCCCCATCCGGCGCAGCCGCGAACGCGGTGCGGAGGGCCGCGCCGAGGAGGTCACCGGCCAGATCGCCGCCCTCTCGGTGCGCCTGCACGCCACGCTCGTGCGCGTCGGCCTGCGCCGCCTCCGGTGA
- a CDS encoding bifunctional nuclease family protein encodes MREVDVVGVRVEMPANRPIVLLRESHGDRYLPIWIGAGEATAIAFAQQGVVPPRPLTHDLLKDVLGATGNELTEVRITEVSDGVFYALLVLSSGAEVSARPSDSIALALRTGSRIVCAEDVLDEAGIEVPEEEEEEVEKFREFLDSVSPEDFESPDDDAPSDPPPGAPPA; translated from the coding sequence GTGCGCGAAGTCGATGTGGTGGGAGTCCGGGTCGAGATGCCGGCCAACCGGCCGATCGTGCTGCTGCGCGAGTCCCACGGGGACCGCTACCTGCCGATCTGGATCGGCGCGGGGGAGGCGACCGCGATCGCCTTCGCCCAGCAGGGCGTCGTACCCCCTCGCCCCCTGACCCACGACCTGCTCAAGGACGTCCTGGGGGCCACCGGCAACGAGCTCACCGAGGTGCGCATCACCGAGGTCAGCGACGGGGTCTTCTACGCCCTGCTCGTGCTGTCGTCCGGCGCCGAGGTCAGCGCCCGGCCCTCGGACTCGATCGCCCTGGCGCTGCGCACCGGCTCGCGCATCGTCTGCGCCGAGGACGTGCTCGACGAGGCCGGCATCGAGGTGCCCGAGGAAGAGGAGGAGGAGGTCGAGAAGTTCCGCGAGTTCCTCGACTCCGTCTCTCCCGAGGACTTCGAGTCCCCCGACGACGACGCCCCGTCCGACCCTCCGCCGGGCGCCCCACCCGCCTGA
- a CDS encoding MerR family transcriptional regulator — translation MAQAQVAAGEQGLLFDDELSPLPGDVGYRGPTACKAAGITYRQLDYWARTGLVEPTVRGASGSGSQRLYSFRDILLLKVIKRLLDAGISLQQIRTAVQHLRARGTDDLTRVTLMSDGASVYECTSSDEVIDLLSGGQGVFGIAIGGVWREIEGSLSELPSEKAGEEPGEGPDELSSRRAAKLTG, via the coding sequence GTGGCGCAGGCGCAGGTCGCCGCCGGGGAGCAGGGTCTGCTCTTCGACGACGAGCTGTCCCCGCTGCCCGGTGACGTCGGCTACCGCGGCCCCACCGCCTGCAAGGCCGCCGGCATCACCTACCGCCAGCTGGACTACTGGGCCCGCACCGGCCTCGTCGAGCCCACCGTCCGCGGCGCCTCCGGCTCCGGGTCCCAGCGGCTCTACTCCTTCCGCGACATCCTGCTGCTCAAGGTGATCAAGCGGCTGCTCGATGCCGGCATCTCGCTGCAGCAGATCCGCACCGCCGTCCAGCACCTGCGTGCGCGCGGCACCGACGACCTGACCCGCGTGACGCTGATGAGCGACGGCGCCAGCGTCTACGAGTGCACCTCCAGCGACGAGGTCATCGACCTGCTCAGCGGCGGCCAGGGCGTCTTCGGCATCGCGATCGGCGGCGTCTGGCGCGAGATCGAGGGCTCGCTGTCCGAGCTGCCCTCGGAGAAGGCAGGGGAGGAGCCGGGCGAGGGGCCCGACGAGCTCTCCAGCCGCCGCGCGGCCAAGCTCACGGGCTGA
- a CDS encoding type 1 glutamine amidotransferase domain-containing protein — MTETQHQSSPSQQSTQRFAFLVAPEGIERVELTDPWDAVRDAGHEAVLLSTAEGDVQTFDHLDKAETRPVDELVGDVSVDDFDVLVLPGGVANPDALRMDETAVAFVGDFVRSGKPVAAICHAPWTLVEADVLKGRTLTSWPSLQTDIRNAGGEWKDDRVVVDGNLITSRNPDDLPAFISSLLEAAHHGADSAETTDA; from the coding sequence ATGACCGAGACCCAGCACCAGTCCAGCCCCAGCCAGCAGTCCACCCAGCGGTTCGCGTTCCTCGTCGCTCCCGAGGGCATCGAGCGCGTGGAGCTGACCGACCCGTGGGACGCCGTGCGCGACGCCGGTCACGAGGCCGTGCTGCTCAGCACCGCCGAGGGCGACGTGCAGACCTTCGACCACCTCGACAAGGCCGAGACGCGCCCGGTCGACGAGCTCGTCGGCGACGTGTCCGTCGACGACTTCGACGTCCTGGTCCTGCCGGGCGGGGTGGCCAACCCCGACGCCCTGCGCATGGACGAGACCGCGGTCGCCTTCGTCGGTGACTTCGTACGCTCGGGCAAGCCCGTGGCGGCGATCTGCCACGCCCCGTGGACCCTCGTGGAGGCCGACGTCCTCAAGGGCCGCACCCTCACCTCGTGGCCGAGCCTGCAGACCGACATCCGCAACGCCGGTGGCGAGTGGAAGGACGACCGGGTCGTCGTGGACGGCAACCTCATCACCAGCCGCAACCCCGACGACCTGCCGGCGTTCATCTCCTCGCTGCTCGAGGCCGCCCACCACGGCGCGGACTCCGCGGAGACCACCGACGCCTGA